Proteins encoded together in one Amblyomma americanum isolate KBUSLIRL-KWMA chromosome 1, ASM5285725v1, whole genome shotgun sequence window:
- the LOC144117531 gene encoding ubiquitin-like domain-containing CTD phosphatase 1, protein MIDDIRRNVDNIRRNLLMNPQSGLRVRPFRNAHPHRNTDRELVRLARYLKDIACSVSDFTELNHRNWKT, encoded by the exons ATGATCGACGACATTCGCAGGAACGTCGACAACATTCGCAGGAACTTACTCATGAATCCACAATCAGGTCTGAGG GTGAGGCCATTCCGCAATGCACATCCTCACCGAAACACCGACCGTGAGCTGGTGCGGCTGGCCCGCTACCTGAAAGACATTGCTTGCTCTGTTAGTGACTTCACAGAGCTGAATCATCGCAACTGGAAAACGTGA